A window of Pseudochaenichthys georgianus chromosome 11, fPseGeo1.2, whole genome shotgun sequence genomic DNA:
GCTCAGCAGCCAGACACCGAGTGACCTGCAGTACAGGAACTAACACATGCAGAAAGACTGGCCTTTTCAATCTAGTGCCATCACAGCACGACTCCGTAACACTTTACCTAGTCCACGTGATGCATGTCAGTGGACTGTGCATGCATCTGTTTCAGAGCAGGCTGTGTACCTATGCTGACCCAGTACCCCCGTGTCTGtgctgcctcctcctcctcctcctcctcctcctcctcctcctcctcctcctcctcagctcAGTGATGGACTAAACTAAAAAAAAGAGtgcagtttgtacgtgtcattGTCGTGGCGAGACCCCCACACTAGTGGCTGTGTGACCCCCCAGAGTTTGGGGGCGCCGTGGCCCCCCCACCCGCCGTCTGTCCATTATCTCTCCTGCCGTGGCCCAGGATGCAGTGAGCGCTGCCGCAGCCTTCATCATCGTCCTCTCCCTCGCTCTCGGAGGACGACTCTCCAAACTGTCGAGGCTTCTCGTAGATACAGcagcctgccacacacacacacacacacacacacacacacacacacacacacacacacacacacacacacacacacac
This region includes:
- the ppp1r11 gene encoding E3 ubiquitin-protein ligase PPP1R11 produces the protein MAEVPGTSSETITETVQSTPPPPQQEGRSLTIKLRKRKTEKKVEWSSDTVDNEHLGRRSSKCCCIYEKPRQFGESSSESEGEDDDEGCGSAHCILGHGRRDNGQTAGGGATAPPNSGGSHSH